ACTCAAACGTCATAAAGTCGAGGACTGTCTGTACTAAATAATGGTCAGCACGTGACAAGAGTCAAGAACTGGAAAGAGGCAGATTATAGCAAGAATAATCCACTACTAGAGGCGAGCAGAGTAAATGGGTGTCATGCTGGGAAATGACCACTAGATTGCAACAGAGTAGAAGAAATGAGCGGGGGTGAGGGGGATTTGCAGAAATATTGACTAAAGaccaatagatttttaaaaagaacaggagtacttgtggcaccttagagactaacacatttatttgagcataatcttttgtgagctacagcccacttcttcagatgcatagaatggaacatatagtgaggagatatatatacacatacagagagcatgaaaaggtggcagttgtcttaccaactctgagaggccaattaagtaagagaaaaagacttttgaagtgataatcaagatagcccagtacaaacagtttgataagaagtgtgagaatacttacatgggGAGATAGGCTTGAATAGAAACTGGGAATGGCTGTGCCATTGCAAACATTGAAACTAAGTTGATTGCATCTaatttcttgttggagtctgtttgaagcttcaaaaacagactccaaggagaaactgctgtacttgaattgatatgcaaattaGCTTTTTCTCAAAtaaataaggtgccacaagtactcctgttctttttgcggatacagactaacacggctgctactctgaaacctgccaatAGAATTTAGTAGCCAACACAATAATGGGCAAGTTATACTGTCAAATGGCCACTAGGTGGAAGCATGTTGTAAGAGTGAGACATGAATAGATATTTACAGAAGTACACACTAGATGGCAGCACATATGTAATATTAAAAACATCACCTTGGACAGGCATCTCCCAAAAATATAAGCTGGTGTTTGTTCATCATCAAAATATTTTCCATATAGGATCATTAGacttaaaaaaagttgcaattatACAAGTCACACTGTACAAGTCCCGCTGGGCATTGTTAGCCACAAAGCTTTGGAGACACAAAATGAACCAAGTGGGAGAAAGGTTGAAGTGGGACCGTATTAAAAAGTGTGAAGACTGAATACAAATATAAGGGAGCATTTACACTTTGTAAATCGAAGGGGAAGCTCATTTTCCAAACGTAGATCAAATGTACCTGCTCATTCCTCAAGGTAACTGCGGGTCTCTTCATTGAGAAAATCCAGTTTCTGCAGAAAGAGGAGAGACAAGATTCAGCTGAGGATCCCGAGTCCTGGTGGCCAGGCCCTGAGAAGTAAGAGCTCATCACTTCAAGCTTGGGCTGTGCTGTGGTTACAGGTGAGCACCATCTTCCTGACTGTATTTCTATACCACCACCAAACAGAGGCATGAATGTGCTTTGTGAATATTAGatggacaaggtgggtgaggtaatatcctttattggaccagcttctgttggtgaacgagagaagcttttgagcaagacagagctctttttcaggtgaATATTAGCAATTTTATCCTCACCTTCCCACCGCAGTGCCAGTCAGCATTCATAGCACCATTTCACAGAGATGGAGCTTGAGATCCATGTCTTGTGACAAGTCCTCAGTTGGGGATATGTGCCACTTTCACAAATGGAGCTACCTTGACTTatatcagctggggatctggctcagTGTGTGCCCCAATGGGGTGGGAAGTGGTGCTAGAGTCTTACTAGCCCGGATCACAGATGCCAGATTCAGGGCCagtccacaacattttggcacctgaggcggggagctcaaatgatgctcccatgccccctcacttgggccaaaactttgaaaggtctcagttctgccttcttcctgttctgctcctctcatggtactgctctgctaccggccccaataaaggagaactaacaacttaaaatgccttgctcaaaaattttaagtaatactttactatgcagacaagaaaagttacatttcctGTTCAGACATTTGAAAGctaacactggcatttttatctgtttgaataatcaaagtttTGCTTTCCGTGctttcttggttgcaaagatgtGAATTGCTTCCTACTGATAATCCACAGTCTAGGCCAGttcatgctctgttgagatggttgtAAGGCTGACCAGCCTTTCCTGTGTCATtctggagcatagatgtgtttttattaccttcagcttggagaagctgcgttctccactggcaactgttacaggaagtgatagaagtatgcacagagcaacaaaagcatttggaaagagggtagtCCTCTTatctgtgcacatatattccagaacagcttttggagttgatcctgctgaaatgtatcttgaaagggctttcagttcatcacctaaatcactcgcatcaatatcgtgcatgtcatccaacactgtctctagtgccctgcattgctggtgtaggtcttcttcaggtatagtgaggagttttggactatcatacaacatcccaaatatactgctgtgttccttgagttgcatgaaacgttcttcaactgactgtattgcacaattgagcacctggttaaagaattcaactttgaattgttgtttgggatctcttatgggattatcccatgccttgtaatcaaaaactcttcttcttcggtgactcctGTATTcatgaatgggtgggaaaatagcttcagtgtaaagctcctctgccaacttctgtgcattcttcagaacgttttgaaatccctcatcagACTGGTAAGGCTGTAGGTAttactttgctttgtccagttgttccattgctccagatctATCAAGGTCAACAGCTTGGAGTCTCttacttacaacatttatttcaaacagtatgtcatgccacaacactaagccacgcAGAAATTtcaagttatgtatgtttctggtgattccatttccctctgccactgttctcccatgaacagttcctttCATAGCactatcctccataatggcaactatggcatcatttaTCTTCcgaatttggtgtttgataggctttatcacctccgcttgactttcccatcgtgtggcactcagtgatttcagtgtcagagaggatgttcccagatgttacTTCAAAATTTTCCATCGATGAGCTGATGCAgcaaaaaatacatagatgctttgaattacattaaaacattcagcagcctcactagaagctaaTGCTGCATcgctgaccaccaagttcaataaatgagaactgcatgggacaaaataAGCTCGAGAGTTTAACTCtaggatccgtgtctgcactcctctgttctttcctctcatgttggcgccattatcgtagccctgtcCTCTCATGTCAACTATCGAGATTCCTGTATCTtacagctttttaagaagcacatttgtcataccagctcctgtagtatcatcaatgtcaatacattctagaaaatgctgtCTGACGGTCactattgcagggacattttcactaggttctgttgttgttacaaaatgcaccattcaagtcatttgttccgtaagGCTGttaggtgtgcagtccagaataacagagtaatatcttgctgacttcagatctgccacaatcttctgtttgacttttgttgccagtaactataTGTTCTcattttgaactgtttttccaaggtagtggggtgtgtacatttcttgggtggtgactcttcttagatgctcctggagtacagcatcaaactcagcagtcagctccacaatttgaaggaagtttccattgtttggcacatacagctgatctgaagtgccacacagtgctaggttttgggtagcaagcattctcacaatggcaatgagccttttcagaacattttgccagtaaagagactctgatgcaatcttctcttgatgctgtagtctcatctcaagctctttccatctatggtgatttgctgccttctcatggcatggcAGATttttagccagatttttccagtcctttgttcctatagaacccaatgtggctggaacattagactggaagagtttgcaacaaaaagagTATTCAGCATTCTTGgattttgagtacataagccatggcctctccactttgtcaccactgAGGATTTCACatcagtaatgtgttggatggaaacctctattttcattgtctttggggaacatgaagtttttcacttgctgtggcccatgcagtacaaggaagtccctaaggctactgctcaagtgggtccacagttctagatcatctagacttaaggaactaaactcagcagctgctgtttcttgcgcctccaccacactcttctctgatctacacttttcttcaggaatgtgcatattTACATCCTTTTGAGAtagagatatggatgctgcagtagctgccaggtcacctgcactctgactaactggaagattaggcatctcctcacctctcacatcctcactggggccggaaggctccccatgaacatttgtgtctatgtatctcaggagagctccttcctgcttaggtagaaaagcttcctttgctttctttttctgaatgctgccccagaggggcgttttcttctttcactcatgactgctgtttctgccagctagagtggctctccacactcagttgaaggggacaaataagcaggctggtagcaaggcctgagtgagggaagagatCAGTGTCtcaagggcctaactggctcctactacttcagttggcTGCcggttctcctcaagtgggttcagggaagcagcaggaaacaagaagcttcctgagaagctggtgttaatcagtccaggctcctgggggtgctagagaggtacataagaggctcctcctcctctctctctccctgaagctcctgctgctttctgttattccctctcaccttttctcctgcctacctgttatgtctcttgtgcccttcttcgtccagcacagcactccaccatctctgtgcatctagggcagagagaatacatatgcaccagcagcagacacaattttctaaactctgggtcctagtggccccccactcccccgccccccacacacacatacagtctGGCACCTAAGGTGGCCACCTCAGTTCatctcatggtaaggccagccctggccagATTGTTTCTAGACTCTGAGTTCAGGGACAGCATATTTTTCCCCCCGATCCCCTGTGCCTTTCTTGTTCCTGTATTTTCCTCCCACAAATCATTATGCAGTGCGGAGGGTCACTCCCCAGTTAGGGTTGCACAAGAACCTAGTTCAGCCCCTTCCTAAGATACATCCTTCAAAGAGCTGTATTTTATTACTGCTACATAGTCAACATCAGGCAACAGAAAAGGCATTGTTAGTCTATGACAATGTCACCATCACAACGACAGGAACTAAGGGAGAATTTACTCCACTTCAGAATTTATGGCATAAACTGATCTCTTGTGAGGGGGTGAAAATTATTCCTTCTCCTACAGTGCAATGAAATGCTGAATATACCAGGATATATGGTTAGATTAATTTCCATTAGTTCTAACAAAAGATCATGCCTAAGGATACTAAACTGCACTGGAAATCTCAGCGCAAATATTAGTTgatatatttattaattttgaCTTCTAAGTCATGGCATGATTCTGGTCTTTGCCAGAAGTGAAATATTGTATTTAAGCATAATTGTAAAGCTCCAGTAAGTTACTAGATAGGATATGACAGTAGATAGAGAGGTGGTCTGATCTGTCATATCAGTACTCGGCTACCAGAGAAATGGACTATTTTATTAGTCATTGCTCTGATATGGCAGAATGAGGTCTTCATGGATACCAATGATCTGTCCTTGGACTGAAACTCCTGGCACTTAGCTCTGAAGTCTACATTTAGTCTTAAACTTTCAGCCTGTAACCAGGACAGGGAGGGGAGTTTCTGAATATATTCACAAGACTTGATTAACTTTTAACTCTGTGTTCTTCCAGTTCCATTGCACAGTTTGTTTTCTTGTTCCTTGACTCAACCCATGGAAGACAGAGACTGGAGAAATCAAACAGTTGTCACAGAATTCAACTTCCTGGGATTTGGGGACCTCCCTGACCTGCAAATTCTACTCTTTGTGAtgtttctagtgatctacatCGCAACCGTGAGTGGGAACATCATCATCATTGcactagttgtggctgatcagcaccttcacacccccatgtacttcttcttgGGGAACTTGTCcggcttggagacctgctactcCTCAACCATTCTTCCCCAGATGCTGGCCAATCTCCTGACTGGGGATAAAACCATCTCATTCAGTGGCTGCTTCACACAACTCTATTTCTTTTGTGCTCTGGCGGCTACAGAATGCTATCTCCTAGCAGCGATGTCTTATGATAGGTATTTAGCgatatgtaaacccctgcactATTCAGCTCTTATGAATACCAGATTTTGCCTCCAGCTGGCTGCTGGGTCATGGTTGAATGGTTATTTGGCTACTGCCATATTTGTATTATTCATGTCTCATTTAATATTCTGTGGCCcgaatgaaattgaccatttctattgTGATCTCATCCCATTGATAAAACTTTCCTGCAGTGACACCCACCTGGTCATATTGTTAGATTTCGTACTGGCCTGTGTATTCACCCTGCCTCCATTCCTACTAACACTGACATCCTATGTGTGTATCCtcaccaccatcctgagaatcccttccaccactgggaggcaaaaggcattttccacctgctcctctcacctcattgtaGTGACGATTTACTATGGAACCCTAATGATTGTCTACATGCTACCGAAACGCGACACATTAAGCTTCCTCAACAAAGTGCTCTCTGTTTgctacacagtcctgactcccctggtaaaccccctcatctacagcctgagaaacagagaggtcaaggaagccTTGTGCAAAGCAGTAAGTAAATTTGTGGCTTTCACAAAAACATGCAGAGATTCCTAGATAATAAATTTGCTTAAATCACCCAGGCAGCTGTAAAAACCTCAGGCTATCAGCCCCTCATTGAAAttcaattgaaatcccccattgaAAATCTTACCACTAATGTGAAATAAATGGAAATGATCTGCAtggagttaggcctggtctacacaaggctgttatttcagaattagcccagttaattaaaaaaaaaagaaaaagattccaTTCCCATGACCAAACTGGCCttttcaatttaaagggctctttaatgcggtttctgtactccacctcggcaagtggagtagcactTTAACCCACAATTACAATCTTGATTTaaggtattgtggatgcaattattggcctccgggagctatcccagaatgctcccttgtgactgctctggacaacactctcaactccgatgcactagccaggtgggaaggaaaagccctgggaacttttgaatttcatttcctgtttggtcactgTCAGCATAGGTGACCATTAGCACAGTACACCATCACAGGCAACCATTCAGACTTCTGCATCACAggagatcacgcagtcccggattcacagacaagctccagcatggtccgaacggGAGGTTCTGGATCTCATCACATGTGGGGGAGATGAGTCTGTTacggcagaactacgttccaaaaaaaagAACTTAAATATGTACGCttaagtctccagggccatgatggaaagaggctactccagggacacagagcagtggcGTACGAAAATCAAGGAGGtcaggcaagcataccaaaaagccaAGGAGGCAAAtggcgctctgggtcacagccccatacattctgcTTTTACCGTGAGCttcatgcaattatggggggagACACCACCACTACTCCatcactgtccatggacacctgcaagggggaagTTGCATggagcgaggaggaagaggaggaggaggaggacagtgcacatgTGGCGAATGGGGAATCCGTTTCCCCCCCTAGCCAGGAATTATTCTTAatgctggagccaatagcctccccccactcccagtgcgGGCTCCCGGACCATGACCATGGAGAAGGTAGTTCTGGTGATTTAGATCCTGATTGGAGCCATGCGGTGTGGGGCAGGTGGGAAACCCAGACGTGCTGGGCTGTTCACgtatagtttaaagggctcatccctgctcagagcctcatcggagccatgcggtgggcatgggggaggggggggtttgtgtgaagtgatcatcccagagagcccgcaggccctcATTTTATATGGCAAACTCatcaggcattgcttgctatgggaaaggggacccagcagtttgaaaacatggaaatgaatgtagaagaagtaGACCCCTGCGTGCCCCTAGGCTGCCtacaagctgaattctgttgcccggctgtgtgtgatggcttactcacaccaaaatgtcccctttgttctcggaaatgtatattttaaaatactaccctccctt
The sequence above is a segment of the Mauremys mutica isolate MM-2020 ecotype Southern chromosome 12, ASM2049712v1, whole genome shotgun sequence genome. Coding sequences within it:
- the LOC123346898 gene encoding olfactory receptor 6N1-like; this translates as MEDRDWRNQTVVTEFNFLGFGDLPDLQILLFVMFLVIYIATVSGNIIIIALVVADQHLHTPMYFFLGNLSGLETCYSSTILPQMLANLLTGDKTISFSGCFTQLYFFCALAATECYLLAAMSYDRYLAICKPLHYSALMNTRFCLQLAAGSWLNGYLATAIFVLFMSHLIFCGPNEIDHFYCDLIPLIKLSCSDTHLVILLDFVLACVFTLPPFLLTLTSYVCILTTILRIPSTTGRQKAFSTCSSHLIVVTIYYGTLMIVYMLPKRDTLSFLNKVLSVCYTVLTPLVNPLIYSLRNREVKEALCKAVSKFVAFTKTCRDS